Proteins encoded in a region of the Pelmatolapia mariae isolate MD_Pm_ZW linkage group LG16_19, Pm_UMD_F_2, whole genome shotgun sequence genome:
- the LOC134646017 gene encoding solute carrier family 35 member F5-like yields MEWVFIMNRMSSQGSSAAQRRRMALGVVILLLVDVIWVASSELTSYIFKRQDYNKPFFSTFAKTSMFVLYLLGFLLWRPWRQQCTGTLKRRRSAFFADAEAYFTPCTTDSTVNNCLSEPLYVPVKFQDVPTEHSSCLMGDCESSSKKQRVRFSNIMEVRQLPSTQALEAKLSRMSYPAAKDHEAMLRTVGKLTITDVAKISFFFCFVWFLANLSYQEALSDTQVAIVNILSSTSGLFTLILAAIFPSNSSDRFTLSKLLAVALSMGGVALVSLSSMDIPDGKGVIGSLWSLAGAMLYAVYIVMIKRRVDREDKLDIPMFFGFVGLFNLLLLWPGFLLLHYTGFEAFELPSQLVWTYILINGLIGTVLSEFLWLWGCFLTSSLIGTLALSLTIPLSIMADICMQKVRFSWLFFAGAVPVFLSFFIATLLCHYNNWDPVLVGLRRVYAFICRKHRIQRLPDDSEQCESLIPLHTVSPGEGSFCS; encoded by the exons ATGGAGTGGGTGTTCATCATGAACCGGATGAGCTCTCAGGGTAGCTCTGCAGCCCAGCGGAGACGGATGGCTCTGGGGGTGGTGATACTCCTGCTGGTGGATGTCATCTGGGTCGCCTCCTCCGAGCTGACCTCG TACATTTTCAAGCGACAGGACTATAACAAGCCCTTCTTCAGCACCTTCGCCAAGACGTCCATGTTCGTGCTGTACCTGCTGGGCTTCCTGCTGTGGCGGCCATGGAGGCAGCAGTGCACGGGCACCCTGAAACGCCGCCGGTCCGCCTTC TTTGCTGATGCCGAAGCCTACTTCACACCCTGCACCACTGACTCCACTGTGAACAACTGTCTG AGTGAGCCTCTGTACGTACCTGTGAAGTTCCAGGACGTCCCCACCGAGCACTCGAGCTGTTTAATGGGAGACTGTGAATCCT CATCCAAAAAGCAGCGGGTGCGTTTCAGTAACATCATGGAGGTGCGTCAGCTGCCCTCCACTCAGGCCCTGGAGGCCAAGCTGTCGCGCATGTCCTACCCCGCTGCCAAGGACCACGAGGCCATGCTGCGCACCGTGGGCAAGCTGACCATCACTGACGTGGCCAAAAtcagcttcttcttctgctttgtg TGGTTCCTGGCTAACCTGTCCTACCAGGAAGCTCTGTCCGACACGCAGGTCGCAATCGTCAACATTTTATCTTCCACCTCAG GTCTGTTTACACTCATCTTGGCAGCCATATTTCCCAGCAACAGCAGCGACCGCTTCACCCTTTCCAAGCTCTTAGCCGTGGCTCTGAG CATGGGAGGCGTTGCCCTCGTGAGTCTCTCCAGCATGGACATCCCAGATGGGAAAGGAGTCATCG GTTCCCTGTGGTCGCTGGCTGGGGCGATGCTATATGCCGTCTATATCGTAATGATCAAGCGACGAGTGGATCGGGAGGATAAGCTCGACATCCCAATGTTCTTTG GGTTTGTGGGTCTGTtcaacctgctgctgctgtggcctGGCTTCCTCCTACTCCACTACACCGGCTTCGAGGCCTTTGAGCTCCCCAGCCAACTCGTGTGGACGTACATCCTCATAAACGGCCTCATCGGCACAGTTCTGTCCGAGTTCCTCTGGCTCTG GGGCTGTTTCCTCACATCTTCTCTAATTGGGACTCTGGCATTGAGCCTCACCATCCCACTCTCCATTATGGCCGACATTTGCATGCAGAAG GTGCGTTTCTCGTGGTTGTTTTTTGCCGGGGCGGTCcctgtcttcctctccttcttCATCGCCACACTTTTATGTCACTACAACAACTGGGACCCAGTGCTGGTGGGGCTGAGGAGGGTTTACGCCTTCATCTGCAGGAAGCATCGCATTCAGAG GCTGCcagatgacagcgagcagtgtGAAAGCCTTATTCCCCTCCACACCGTCTCCCCCGGCGAAGGAAGCTTCTGCTCGTGA